The sequence GATATTGGGCTTTCTTATTTCACCGTTGGACCCATTTGAATAAGCACTTACACAAATGAACCAAAGCGAAATTGTCAAGGAAACCACCAGGCCGTTCTTGAATACTATCATAGAATTGATTAAAGTGTTTTCCTGAAATTCCTGACACGATGGAAGGTAAGGTAGTTGGCATCATGGTTGTTTCTAGCACCCACTCCTCCATCATCATATGCCGTCCGTGAAACGAAAATGACGTCCTTTCCCTCAAAAAGGAAATCCACATATTGGAACCCATGCCTTGCCACGTCCTCATGCTCCAACAGGACTTTTTCCTTTGTCCAGTTTTTAAGGTTCCTAGACGAAAACAGTGCAAGTGTATTCCTTATGCCTGCTGGATTCTTTCCAAAATTCTCTTCCTTGACCTTTTCTGGAATTTGATTGGCTATGGTCCAATAATGCTGGCTTATGGAGTCATACAAAATGGTAAACTTCTTACTACCACCATCAAATGGAACGAACCCCTGATCATCATTGAAGCTTGCTTCCCTTCCATTGGAGGTAATTTTAACCATGGCTGCCTTTTCAGCGGTAGTCGACCGATCATCCACTCTTAATATATCCCAAAGCTGGCCACTTTGATCAACAACTGCATTTCCTTCCAACCAGCCTCCGAAATTTCCATCCAAATAAGTAGAATCATAATAAAGGACATTACTTGCGGTCCAGGAGTCAGCCTTTAATAGATCTGCGTCAACGGGAACTGACAGCATCATGGCCCCATATCTTTTGCCCCATTTTTTCACAGGTCCCATGGCGCTCTCCATTGCCCTCCACAATCTACCGTTGAACTCTATTACTGGCATCGGTGCACAATGGTATTCCCCTTCTAAAAGCAATCCATTGCTGCTATCAGTTGGCGCGGTCCACGTACTGCCCTTATCCGTTGACTTCCGAATAATCGTGTTGCCGTGATGTCTATCGGTTCCCATGAAATATACATGGCCTTTATGTGTAAATAGTTTTGACCAAAAAGCCCCCTTTATGGTGGCCGCCAGTGTCCAGTGCTTCCCTTTATCGGTAGACCTATAGATATGGGAAGTAGCCAGGACATGTTCATTGGATTCGGGTCCAAAAAAATCATGGGACGCCAAATAGCTTCCGTCCGGAAGCACTGTTATACTAGGCGACCCTATATACTTTCCACTGGATTGCGGGCTATAGGCTATCGTTCTGCCCGGCACCTTCGAATGATTTCCTTTTTGCGAAAACACTTCGGTTAAAGAAAATAGGGCCAGCGCGACAGTTAAGAACAAATATTTCATGGTTGTCAGTGTTTTAAATAATCATTATAGGGGTAGTGGGGAGGATATCTTGAAATCACCTCTCTTTCCTCTTGGGAATCCTTGCATGGACCTGACTCAAATGCCTCTGCAAGTTTTTGAGAAGTCCTTTTTTTATTTGGGGCCTTTCACTGCCGATTTCATTTGATTCTGATGGATCGTCTTTCAGATTATAAAGTTCCGCCCTGTCATCCTCATAGAAATATATTAGCTTAAAATCACCTTCCCTCCATGCTGAATGAGGTTTGGTCTGACTTACGAAGCCATCTCCTGTACCAATACCTGAAGGCGATTTAAAGAACTCTTCCCCTTCGGGATGATAATATGGAAAATGCCAAGACAAGGGCCTGGATGTTTTATACGATCCCTTCCCTGTCAAAAGGGGCATTAAGGACACTCCGTCCCAATCTTTTGATTTTTTTCCGGAAGCCGTCAAATCCATAAAGGTTGGCATAAAGTCAAGTTGCGAAACGATTTGATCACATACTGAACCTTCTTGGATATGAGCT comes from Echinicola vietnamensis DSM 17526 and encodes:
- a CDS encoding sialidase family protein — translated: MKYLFLTVALALFSLTEVFSQKGNHSKVPGRTIAYSPQSSGKYIGSPSITVLPDGSYLASHDFFGPESNEHVLATSHIYRSTDKGKHWTLAATIKGAFWSKLFTHKGHVYFMGTDRHHGNTIIRKSTDKGSTWTAPTDSSNGLLLEGEYHCAPMPVIEFNGRLWRAMESAMGPVKKWGKRYGAMMLSVPVDADLLKADSWTASNVLYYDSTYLDGNFGGWLEGNAVVDQSGQLWDILRVDDRSTTAEKAAMVKITSNGREASFNDDQGFVPFDGGSKKFTILYDSISQHYWTIANQIPEKVKEENFGKNPAGIRNTLALFSSRNLKNWTKEKVLLEHEDVARHGFQYVDFLFEGKDVIFVSRTAYDDGGVGARNNHDANYLTFHRVRNFRKTL